One stretch of Oncorhynchus tshawytscha isolate Ot180627B linkage group LG19, Otsh_v2.0, whole genome shotgun sequence DNA includes these proteins:
- the snx1a gene encoding sorting nexin-1a isoform X1 yields MKMATSSERSPPPFPEDLEPEPDEVGDQDSDDGEDIFLGTDNPLEIKMDPSLSASDIASSTKPLSEASSPPVMDLLSEPASEASSAPMVDLLMEPASEGSSAPMVDILSEPASEASSAPMVDLLMEPAREGSSAPMVDLLMEPASEASSAPMLDLFMEPASEASSGPMMNLLMEPASDDLKEPPKPDIDPLADILNDTPLSEVKTPVAAMPQETPSDLFDDEPSELFAEPRQSNTAKQQQTSIFDEPDEDLFSEPLGEASKKPQNDFFKEALAPVAKASNVCGPLSDNYNEHPTDIFTEEAMTTLPSAVSTVSVNSKTNGVHSDEEEPDIFAEATVELSLDSPRNDRKKKEAAKPSASAPAPSVSASASKPQPKTLEEVQYITLEEEVEDKFELNISITNPEKVGDGMNAYMAYKVSTQTTLPMFRSKTFTVRRRFSDFLGLYEKLSDKHTPNGYIVPPPPEKSIMGMTKVKVGKEDNSSAEFVERRRAALERYLQRVVFHPSLLQDPDVREFLERDDMPRAHNTQALSGAGFLKMINRATDSLSKMTIKMNESDVWFEEKLQEVEAEDQQLRKLHIMVDSLVGHRKELSVNTGGFAKSVAMLGSSEDNTALSRALSQLAEVEDKMEQLHQEQAASDSFCFAELLADYIRLLGSVRASFDQRMKTWQRWQDAQNMLQKKRETEAKLLWANKPDKLQQAKDDITEWEAKVTQYERDFDRVSATVRKEVLRFEKEKACDFKKQIIKYLESLLQSQQQLIKYWEAFLPEAKAIA; encoded by the exons ATGAAGATGGCGACCAGTTCAGAGCGTAGTCCCCCTCCCTTTCCCGAGGACCTGGAACCGGAGCCTGACGAAGTTGGAGACCAAGACAGTGATGACGGAGAAGACATTTTTCTTGGCACA GATAACCCATTGGAGATAAAGATGGACCCTTCGCTGTCTGCAAGTGACATCGCAAGTTCAACCAAACCACTGAGTGAAGCATCTAGTCCTCCAGTGATGGACCTCCTTAGTGAACCAGCAAGTGAGGCATCTAGTGCGCCAATGGTGGACCTCCTTATGGAACCAGCAAGCGAGGGATCTAGTGCTCCAATGGTGGACATCCTTAGTGAACCAGCAAGCGAGGCATCTAGTGCGCCAATGGTGGACCTCCTTATGGAACCAGCAAGGGAGGGATCTAGTGCTCCAATGGTGGACCTCCTTATGGAACCAGCAAGCGAGGCATCTAGTGCTCCAATGCTGGACCTCTTTATGGAACCAGCAAGCGAGGCATCTAGTGGTCCAATGATGAATCTCCTTATGGAACCAGCAAGTGACGACTTAAAGGAGCCTCCCAAACCTGACATCGACCCATTGGCTGACATTCTCAACGACACTCCACTCAGTGAAGTCAAAACACCGGTTGCTGCGATGCCCCAGGAGACACCGAGCGACCTCTTTGACGATGAGCCTAGCGAACTTTTCGCTGAACCACGACAAAGTAACACCGCCAAGCAACAACAAACTAGCATCTTTGACGAACCTGATGAGGACCTCTTCAGCGAACCACTGGGTGAGGCCTCGAAGAAACCCCAGAATGATTTCTTCAAAGAAGCACTTGCACCAGTGGCCAAAGCTAGCAATGTCTGCGGTCCTCTGAGTGACAACTACAATGAGCACCCCACTGATATATTCACTGAGGAGGCTATGACTACTCTCCCTAGTGCAGTCAGTACTGTTTCCGTCAACTCCAAGACCAACGGAGTCCACTCCGATGAGGAGGAACCTGATATATTTGCAG AAGCCACCGTAGAGCTGTCTCTGGACAGCCCTAGGAATGACAGAAAAAAGAAAGAGGCAGCCAAGCCCTCTGCGTCTGCCCCTGCTCCCTCAGTCTCAGCAAGTGCTTCCAAACCGCAACCCAAGACCCTGGAggaggtacagtacattaca TTGGAAGAGGAGGTTGAGGATAAATTTGAACTGAATATCTCAATAACCAATCCAGAGAAAGTTG GGGATGGCATGAACGCTTACATGGCCTACAAAGTCTCCACACAG ACCACGCTGCCCATGTTCCGCAGTAAGACGTTCACAGTGCGCCGGCGTTTCAGTGACTTCTTAGGCCTTTACGAGAAGCTCTCAGATAAACACACACCGAACGGCTACATTGTGCCCCCGCCGCCTGAGAAGAGCATTATGG GCATGACTAAAGTCAAAGTGGGAAAAGAGGACAACTCGTCGGCTGAGtttgtggagaggaggagggcggcTCTGGAGAG GTATCTGCAGAGAGTGGTGTTCCACCCATCACTGCTACAAGACCCTGATGTCAGAGAATTCTTGGAGAGAGACGAT ATGCCCAGGGCTCACAACACCCAGGCTCTGAGCGGTGCCGGCTTCCTGAAGATGATCAACAGGGCTACAGACTCCCTCAGCAAGATGACCATCAAAATGAATGAGTCGGACGTG TGGTTCGAGGAGAAACTGCAGGAAGTGGAGGCTGAGGACCAGCAGCTGAGGAAGCTCCACATAATGGTGGACTCTCTGGTTGGACACAGGAAAG AGTTGTCGGTAAACACGGGTGGCTTTGCCAAGAGTGTGGCGATGCTGGGCAGCTCGGAGGACAACACGGCCCTGTCCAGAGCCCTCTCCCAGCTGGCCGAGGTGGAGGACAAGATGGAGCAGCTGCACCAAGAGCAGGCAGCCAGCGACTCGTTCTGCTTCGCCGAGCTGCTCGCCGACTACATCCGCCTGCTGGGATCTGTCCGG GCCTCCTTTGACCAGCGGATGAAGACGTGGCAGCGCTGGCAGGATGCTCAGAACATGCTGCagaaaaagagggagacagaggccaAGCTGCTGTGggccaacaaacctgacaagCTGCAGCAGGCCAAGGATGACATCACTGAG TGGGAGGCCAAGGTGACTCAGTATGAGAGAGACTTTGACAGAGTGTCAGCTACAGTTCGCAAGGAGGTGCTCAGGTTTgag AAAGAGAAGGCCTGCGATTTCAAGAAACAGATCATCAAATACCTGGAGTCTCTGCTACAGTCGCAGCAACAG CTGATAAAGTACTGGGAGGCATTCTTGCCAGAGGCAAAAGCAATTGCGTGA
- the snx1a gene encoding sorting nexin-1a isoform X2, with amino-acid sequence MKMATSSERSPPPFPEDLEPEPDEVGDQDSDDGEDIFLGTDNPLEIKMDPSLSASDIASSTKPLSEASSPPVMDLLSEPASEASSAPMVDLLMEPASEGSSAPMVDILSEPASEASSAPMVDLLMEPAREGSSAPMVDLLMEPASEASSAPMLDLFMEPASEASSGPMMNLLMEPASDDLKEPPKPDIDPLADILNDTPLSEVKTPVAAMPQETPSDLFDDEPSELFAEPRQSNTAKQQQTSIFDEPDEDLFSEPLGEASKKPQNDFFKEALAPVAKASNVCGPLSDNYNEHPTDIFTEEAMTTLPSAVSTVSVNSKTNGVHSDEEEPDIFAEATVELSLDSPRNDRKKKEAAKPSASAPAPSVSASASKPQPKTLEELEEEVEDKFELNISITNPEKVGDGMNAYMAYKVSTQTTLPMFRSKTFTVRRRFSDFLGLYEKLSDKHTPNGYIVPPPPEKSIMGMTKVKVGKEDNSSAEFVERRRAALERYLQRVVFHPSLLQDPDVREFLERDDMPRAHNTQALSGAGFLKMINRATDSLSKMTIKMNESDVWFEEKLQEVEAEDQQLRKLHIMVDSLVGHRKELSVNTGGFAKSVAMLGSSEDNTALSRALSQLAEVEDKMEQLHQEQAASDSFCFAELLADYIRLLGSVRASFDQRMKTWQRWQDAQNMLQKKRETEAKLLWANKPDKLQQAKDDITEWEAKVTQYERDFDRVSATVRKEVLRFEKEKACDFKKQIIKYLESLLQSQQQLIKYWEAFLPEAKAIA; translated from the exons ATGAAGATGGCGACCAGTTCAGAGCGTAGTCCCCCTCCCTTTCCCGAGGACCTGGAACCGGAGCCTGACGAAGTTGGAGACCAAGACAGTGATGACGGAGAAGACATTTTTCTTGGCACA GATAACCCATTGGAGATAAAGATGGACCCTTCGCTGTCTGCAAGTGACATCGCAAGTTCAACCAAACCACTGAGTGAAGCATCTAGTCCTCCAGTGATGGACCTCCTTAGTGAACCAGCAAGTGAGGCATCTAGTGCGCCAATGGTGGACCTCCTTATGGAACCAGCAAGCGAGGGATCTAGTGCTCCAATGGTGGACATCCTTAGTGAACCAGCAAGCGAGGCATCTAGTGCGCCAATGGTGGACCTCCTTATGGAACCAGCAAGGGAGGGATCTAGTGCTCCAATGGTGGACCTCCTTATGGAACCAGCAAGCGAGGCATCTAGTGCTCCAATGCTGGACCTCTTTATGGAACCAGCAAGCGAGGCATCTAGTGGTCCAATGATGAATCTCCTTATGGAACCAGCAAGTGACGACTTAAAGGAGCCTCCCAAACCTGACATCGACCCATTGGCTGACATTCTCAACGACACTCCACTCAGTGAAGTCAAAACACCGGTTGCTGCGATGCCCCAGGAGACACCGAGCGACCTCTTTGACGATGAGCCTAGCGAACTTTTCGCTGAACCACGACAAAGTAACACCGCCAAGCAACAACAAACTAGCATCTTTGACGAACCTGATGAGGACCTCTTCAGCGAACCACTGGGTGAGGCCTCGAAGAAACCCCAGAATGATTTCTTCAAAGAAGCACTTGCACCAGTGGCCAAAGCTAGCAATGTCTGCGGTCCTCTGAGTGACAACTACAATGAGCACCCCACTGATATATTCACTGAGGAGGCTATGACTACTCTCCCTAGTGCAGTCAGTACTGTTTCCGTCAACTCCAAGACCAACGGAGTCCACTCCGATGAGGAGGAACCTGATATATTTGCAG AAGCCACCGTAGAGCTGTCTCTGGACAGCCCTAGGAATGACAGAAAAAAGAAAGAGGCAGCCAAGCCCTCTGCGTCTGCCCCTGCTCCCTCAGTCTCAGCAAGTGCTTCCAAACCGCAACCCAAGACCCTGGAggag TTGGAAGAGGAGGTTGAGGATAAATTTGAACTGAATATCTCAATAACCAATCCAGAGAAAGTTG GGGATGGCATGAACGCTTACATGGCCTACAAAGTCTCCACACAG ACCACGCTGCCCATGTTCCGCAGTAAGACGTTCACAGTGCGCCGGCGTTTCAGTGACTTCTTAGGCCTTTACGAGAAGCTCTCAGATAAACACACACCGAACGGCTACATTGTGCCCCCGCCGCCTGAGAAGAGCATTATGG GCATGACTAAAGTCAAAGTGGGAAAAGAGGACAACTCGTCGGCTGAGtttgtggagaggaggagggcggcTCTGGAGAG GTATCTGCAGAGAGTGGTGTTCCACCCATCACTGCTACAAGACCCTGATGTCAGAGAATTCTTGGAGAGAGACGAT ATGCCCAGGGCTCACAACACCCAGGCTCTGAGCGGTGCCGGCTTCCTGAAGATGATCAACAGGGCTACAGACTCCCTCAGCAAGATGACCATCAAAATGAATGAGTCGGACGTG TGGTTCGAGGAGAAACTGCAGGAAGTGGAGGCTGAGGACCAGCAGCTGAGGAAGCTCCACATAATGGTGGACTCTCTGGTTGGACACAGGAAAG AGTTGTCGGTAAACACGGGTGGCTTTGCCAAGAGTGTGGCGATGCTGGGCAGCTCGGAGGACAACACGGCCCTGTCCAGAGCCCTCTCCCAGCTGGCCGAGGTGGAGGACAAGATGGAGCAGCTGCACCAAGAGCAGGCAGCCAGCGACTCGTTCTGCTTCGCCGAGCTGCTCGCCGACTACATCCGCCTGCTGGGATCTGTCCGG GCCTCCTTTGACCAGCGGATGAAGACGTGGCAGCGCTGGCAGGATGCTCAGAACATGCTGCagaaaaagagggagacagaggccaAGCTGCTGTGggccaacaaacctgacaagCTGCAGCAGGCCAAGGATGACATCACTGAG TGGGAGGCCAAGGTGACTCAGTATGAGAGAGACTTTGACAGAGTGTCAGCTACAGTTCGCAAGGAGGTGCTCAGGTTTgag AAAGAGAAGGCCTGCGATTTCAAGAAACAGATCATCAAATACCTGGAGTCTCTGCTACAGTCGCAGCAACAG CTGATAAAGTACTGGGAGGCATTCTTGCCAGAGGCAAAAGCAATTGCGTGA
- the snx1a gene encoding sorting nexin-1a isoform X3 — protein sequence MDPSLSASDIASSTKPLSEASSPPVMDLLSEPASEASSAPMVDLLMEPASEGSSAPMVDILSEPASEASSAPMVDLLMEPAREGSSAPMVDLLMEPASEASSAPMLDLFMEPASEASSGPMMNLLMEPASDDLKEPPKPDIDPLADILNDTPLSEVKTPVAAMPQETPSDLFDDEPSELFAEPRQSNTAKQQQTSIFDEPDEDLFSEPLGEASKKPQNDFFKEALAPVAKASNVCGPLSDNYNEHPTDIFTEEAMTTLPSAVSTVSVNSKTNGVHSDEEEPDIFAEATVELSLDSPRNDRKKKEAAKPSASAPAPSVSASASKPQPKTLEEVQYITLEEEVEDKFELNISITNPEKVGDGMNAYMAYKVSTQTTLPMFRSKTFTVRRRFSDFLGLYEKLSDKHTPNGYIVPPPPEKSIMGMTKVKVGKEDNSSAEFVERRRAALERYLQRVVFHPSLLQDPDVREFLERDDMPRAHNTQALSGAGFLKMINRATDSLSKMTIKMNESDVWFEEKLQEVEAEDQQLRKLHIMVDSLVGHRKELSVNTGGFAKSVAMLGSSEDNTALSRALSQLAEVEDKMEQLHQEQAASDSFCFAELLADYIRLLGSVRASFDQRMKTWQRWQDAQNMLQKKRETEAKLLWANKPDKLQQAKDDITEWEAKVTQYERDFDRVSATVRKEVLRFEKEKACDFKKQIIKYLESLLQSQQQLIKYWEAFLPEAKAIA from the exons ATGGACCCTTCGCTGTCTGCAAGTGACATCGCAAGTTCAACCAAACCACTGAGTGAAGCATCTAGTCCTCCAGTGATGGACCTCCTTAGTGAACCAGCAAGTGAGGCATCTAGTGCGCCAATGGTGGACCTCCTTATGGAACCAGCAAGCGAGGGATCTAGTGCTCCAATGGTGGACATCCTTAGTGAACCAGCAAGCGAGGCATCTAGTGCGCCAATGGTGGACCTCCTTATGGAACCAGCAAGGGAGGGATCTAGTGCTCCAATGGTGGACCTCCTTATGGAACCAGCAAGCGAGGCATCTAGTGCTCCAATGCTGGACCTCTTTATGGAACCAGCAAGCGAGGCATCTAGTGGTCCAATGATGAATCTCCTTATGGAACCAGCAAGTGACGACTTAAAGGAGCCTCCCAAACCTGACATCGACCCATTGGCTGACATTCTCAACGACACTCCACTCAGTGAAGTCAAAACACCGGTTGCTGCGATGCCCCAGGAGACACCGAGCGACCTCTTTGACGATGAGCCTAGCGAACTTTTCGCTGAACCACGACAAAGTAACACCGCCAAGCAACAACAAACTAGCATCTTTGACGAACCTGATGAGGACCTCTTCAGCGAACCACTGGGTGAGGCCTCGAAGAAACCCCAGAATGATTTCTTCAAAGAAGCACTTGCACCAGTGGCCAAAGCTAGCAATGTCTGCGGTCCTCTGAGTGACAACTACAATGAGCACCCCACTGATATATTCACTGAGGAGGCTATGACTACTCTCCCTAGTGCAGTCAGTACTGTTTCCGTCAACTCCAAGACCAACGGAGTCCACTCCGATGAGGAGGAACCTGATATATTTGCAG AAGCCACCGTAGAGCTGTCTCTGGACAGCCCTAGGAATGACAGAAAAAAGAAAGAGGCAGCCAAGCCCTCTGCGTCTGCCCCTGCTCCCTCAGTCTCAGCAAGTGCTTCCAAACCGCAACCCAAGACCCTGGAggaggtacagtacattaca TTGGAAGAGGAGGTTGAGGATAAATTTGAACTGAATATCTCAATAACCAATCCAGAGAAAGTTG GGGATGGCATGAACGCTTACATGGCCTACAAAGTCTCCACACAG ACCACGCTGCCCATGTTCCGCAGTAAGACGTTCACAGTGCGCCGGCGTTTCAGTGACTTCTTAGGCCTTTACGAGAAGCTCTCAGATAAACACACACCGAACGGCTACATTGTGCCCCCGCCGCCTGAGAAGAGCATTATGG GCATGACTAAAGTCAAAGTGGGAAAAGAGGACAACTCGTCGGCTGAGtttgtggagaggaggagggcggcTCTGGAGAG GTATCTGCAGAGAGTGGTGTTCCACCCATCACTGCTACAAGACCCTGATGTCAGAGAATTCTTGGAGAGAGACGAT ATGCCCAGGGCTCACAACACCCAGGCTCTGAGCGGTGCCGGCTTCCTGAAGATGATCAACAGGGCTACAGACTCCCTCAGCAAGATGACCATCAAAATGAATGAGTCGGACGTG TGGTTCGAGGAGAAACTGCAGGAAGTGGAGGCTGAGGACCAGCAGCTGAGGAAGCTCCACATAATGGTGGACTCTCTGGTTGGACACAGGAAAG AGTTGTCGGTAAACACGGGTGGCTTTGCCAAGAGTGTGGCGATGCTGGGCAGCTCGGAGGACAACACGGCCCTGTCCAGAGCCCTCTCCCAGCTGGCCGAGGTGGAGGACAAGATGGAGCAGCTGCACCAAGAGCAGGCAGCCAGCGACTCGTTCTGCTTCGCCGAGCTGCTCGCCGACTACATCCGCCTGCTGGGATCTGTCCGG GCCTCCTTTGACCAGCGGATGAAGACGTGGCAGCGCTGGCAGGATGCTCAGAACATGCTGCagaaaaagagggagacagaggccaAGCTGCTGTGggccaacaaacctgacaagCTGCAGCAGGCCAAGGATGACATCACTGAG TGGGAGGCCAAGGTGACTCAGTATGAGAGAGACTTTGACAGAGTGTCAGCTACAGTTCGCAAGGAGGTGCTCAGGTTTgag AAAGAGAAGGCCTGCGATTTCAAGAAACAGATCATCAAATACCTGGAGTCTCTGCTACAGTCGCAGCAACAG CTGATAAAGTACTGGGAGGCATTCTTGCCAGAGGCAAAAGCAATTGCGTGA